CGGTCGGGCGGTGGCGCCGTGAGACGCCTGGCCGCACTCACCCTGGCGTTGGTGCTGGCGGGATGCACCGGTGGGGATCAGCGCGTGGTCGGCACCGTGGTTTCCGTGGACGGCGACCTCCAAACCGTGACCGCGTTCGAGGTGCAGTCCCCCGAAGGTCGCCAGCGTTTCGTGCCTGGCCCCGATCTCAAAGGGTTCCTCGACGAGGAGGGGGAGATCGGTGCTCCACTCGGACACCTGTGGGAGCACCTGCGTGACGGCTTCCCCGTGCGGGTCACCTACCGCGTGGAGGACGGCATCAACGTCGCGATCCTGCTGGAGGATGGGTAGGTAGCGCCTTCGGCGCCGCGATTCGCAATTCGCGATTCGCTATTAGCCAGAGGATCGACCTGCCTCGCGGCTCCGTTCGCTGCGTCTTTCGAATTGCGAATTGCGAATTGCGAATTGCGACTATCTCTTCTTCGGCTCCCGCGCCGCTATCGCGGCGGCGCCGAAGAGGATCACGGCTGCTGCCGCGCCGAACCCGATGAGGGCGGTGAGGTGGCTGACCCCCAGCAGGAAGCGGCTGAAGGCGAACGCCCCGGCGGCGAGGCCGATCAGTGCCGCCATGGGGATGCCGACCGCTGGCGCCGCCTCCCGGAGGAAGGCAGCGAAACTCGTGGGCCACGCCTCACCTTCGAAGCCGAACATGGTTGGGCGTGACATGCGCTCTACGGATGCGGCGACCACGAGCCCGGTGGCGACCCCGGCGATGACGGCGACCAGGCCCGCCCGGAACACCGTCAGGGTCACCGTTCCGTCGAGGATGGAAGTGGCGGTGGCACCGATCGCCGCCCGGGACGCAGCGAAAGCGGCGATCGCTCCGGTGACGGCTCCGAGGCCGATGAACGCCCCAGCCGGGTAGCGACGCTCCCGCGGGGAGCCGAGGCGTCCGACGCCGTAGCCGAGACCGGCGACGGCCGCTCCCAGGGCGGTACCGGCGAGCATGATGAAGATGGTCATCGACCCGCGGCCGACGACGAAGGTGGCGCCGGATGATCCGGGGACGAGGCCGTGTTCCAGGGTGCGCGCTGCGGCGAACACGAGTGCCACGATGCCCAACGCCGCCCCAGTGAACCCCCCGAGGGCACTGGCGGTGAGAGTCTCACGGCTCACGGTCTTCTCCGTCGTCGGGATCGTCGGGGATGTTAGACGGGGCGACCCCATCGCCCTCCGCTCGGGTGGCGCGCTGTTCCGCCCATCGCACCCATCCGATGACGAGGACCAGCGGCACGGCGAGGAGCAGCCAGTTGGTCGCGTGATGGGCGACGACCCAGGGCAAAGTGCTTATCAGCTGGTGCGGCACACGTCGGGGGAGTAGATGCCGTTGACCCGGGAGTTGTCGGCCTCGGACTCCACCGGACCCCACAGCAGGATGTCGCCCTGCGGCGACCCACGTAGCTCGAACGAGGTTCCGATCGACGGGTACACCCGGAAGAGGATGTCGAACCCTTCGTAGATGGTCCGCAGCGTCTCGACCGTGTCACCGACCCGGAGACCGGAGAGGGTCTGCATGTCGGTGACCTCGGACGTCACCCCGCCGTACCGGAGGTCTATCCGATAGGAGACGAACTCGGTGGTAGCGGCCTCGCCGCGCGACACGATGTTGAGTGGCCCCCAGCGCACCACCCGGATCGTGTCGCCAGGGCACTCGCCCCAGGTGCCCGAGCCGACGATGAAGCCGGTGTCGTCGGTGGGCGGGCCGAAGGTGGCCGCAAAGCGCCCCAGGACGATGCTGCCGGCAGTCCCGAAGGCGAGGGTCCCGATGCCGTCGGCCTGCATGGTCAGCTCGCTCACCGGGATCGGTTCGCCGGTGGCGACGATCGGTGGCTTGGTATCGTCGCCGCCACCAGGCAGCGTGGTCAGGGTTCCGTCTGGATCGTCCGGATTCGTGGTAGCGGTGGGATCGGTGGTGCCGTCACCGGGGGTGGTGGTGTCGGTGGCCAGGGTGGTGCTGGTGCCGCTGCTTCCCTGCGGGTCGGCGAACAGCCCGAAGGCGATGATGCTCACCGTGACCGATACGGCGGCCACGGCGAGGCCCACGATCCACGGGCTCGCCTGGGGCGTCGGCCGGCCCGTACCGGGGGGCGGCGTCACGGGCCCGCCGCCCCGAGGCCGGGGTCGAGCCTGCTGCCGGGCATAGTCGGGGTCGAAGGCCGGAAAGGGCTCTCCCTCCTCCGGCCCGCGCGGTGTCTGTCCTTCCACGTTTCGCCTCCCTGGACGGTGACAATCCTACGCACGCGGTGCGATAGACACGCGTCACGTTTCACGCGGCACGCGTCACGTAGCAGATGGCCGCCGAGCGGCAGAACGCGATTCGCGATTCGCGGTCGACGGCGCTACCCCAGCGTGATTGGGGGTGGCAGGGACTCCTTTAGGGCGGTGGGATCGGTGGTGGGGGCGTCGCACACCCAGCCGCGGCAGGCGTAGGCGGTGGCGCGGCCGTCGATCGTCGGGCGCTGGCGCAGCAGCGGAACGACGGTGTCGTCATCGTCGCCTTCGGCGAGGAACACCTCGGGCCGGTACCCGCCGCGGACGATGGCGGTGAGCGGACCACGGTCGGGGCCTACGACCGCCACCTCCGTCGGCGGGGCCAGGGAGACCAGGGCCACGGACATGAGGTGGGCGAACGCATCGGGGTGGCGACGCGCCGTCGGTGTCGCCATGCGGAGGACGTCATCGAGGAGGCGGTGCCAACGGTCCTCACCGGTGAGGGCGGCCATGTGCTGGAGAGCCTCCGCCGCCAGCGCGTTGTCGGAGGGTGTCGGGTTGTCGAACAGGTTTTTCGGGCGGGCGATGAGCCGCTCGGCGTCGGAGCCCGTCGTGAAGAACCCGCCGTGATCGGCATCCCAGAAGAGGTCGACCATGTCGGCGGTGATCTCGGCGGCGTGCTCGAACCAGCGGCCCTCCCCGGTGGCCCGATACAGCGAGAACAGCCCGACGGCGACCGCGGCGTAGTCGTCGCAGAATCCCGGCCCACTGTGCCGCCCGGCCCGGGTCGACCGGACCAGCCTGCCATCTTCGCGCCTCAGCTCGGTGAGGATGAAGGCGGCGGCGGCGCGGCTCCGCTCGACGAGCGCGGGATCGGCGAGGGCGCTGCCCGCGGCGGCGAATGCGCGCACCGCCAGCCCGTTCCAGGCGCACACCGCCTTGTCGTCGAGGCCGGGGCGCTGGCGCCGGGCGCGCAGCTCGCCGAGCGCCCGAAGGGTGGCGGCGACGGCCGCCTCCACGTCGACGACCCCGATGTCCAGCTCGGAGGCCATCTCCTCGGCCGTCACCGGCTCGTGAACGATGGAGCGCCCCTCGAAGTTGCCCTCCGGAGTGACGCCCAGGGCGCGTAGCGCGATCGGAGCGGCGTCGCCGGCGGCCCGAGCCACCTCGTCGTGGTCGAAGACGTAGAAGCGGCCCTCCTCTCCCTCCGAGTCGGCGTCCTCGGACGAGGCGAACCCGCCGCCGGGCAGCGACAGGTCGGACTCCATGTAGGCGAGGGTGGAGCGGGCCGCCGACTCGAATCGGGGCGACCCGGTGACCTGGGACGCCCGGGCGTAGAGACGGGCGAGCAGGGCGTTGTCGTACAGCATCTTCTCGAAGTGGGGCACCAGCCAGCGGCGGTCCACCGAGTACCTGGCGAACCCGCCGCCGACCCGGTCGTGGATGCCGCCGCGGTGCATGGCGGTGAGCGAGACGGCCAGCATGTCCGCCGACTGCGGCGCCCAGGGGCGGCCCGCCGAGCGGAGGAGGAACTCGAGCGTCGACGCCTGGGGGAACTTCGGCGCCGTCCCGAACCCGCCGAACGTGGCGTCGAACACGCCGGCGATGCCGTCGTGGACGGCCGCCAGCGTCGCCTCGTCGGGCTGGTCCCGGTCGGGGAGGGCGGGTGCGGCGACTGCGGTCCGGAGCCGCTCGGCCTGGCCCTCGATCTCGCCGCGACGCTGCTCCCACGCCTCGTGCACCGCCTCGAGGACCCGGGTGAACGACGGATGCCCGTACCGGTCGGTGGGGGGGAAGTAGGTCCCGGCGTAGAAGGGCTCTGCCTCCGGCGTGAGGAAGACGGTCATCGGCCACCCGCCGCGGCCGGTCATCATCTGGACCACGTCCATGTACACGCGGTCGACGTCGGGTCGCTCTTCGCGGTCGACCTTCACGTTGACAAACCACCGGTTCATGAGCTCGGCGGTGGCGGCGTCCTCGAACGACTCGTGGGCCATCACATGGCACCAGTGGCAGGCGGCGTAGCCGACGGAGAGCAGGACCGGCACGTCGCGTTCCCGGGCCACGGCGAAGGCGTCCTCCCCCCACTCGTACCAGTCCACCGGGTTGTCCCGATGCTGGAGCAGGTACGGGCTGGTGGCGTCGGCGAGGCGGTTGGCCATTCCGAGACGGTACCGCGGGCAGGGCACTGAGCACTGGGGAAGGGGCATGGGAGGGCGCCCGAGGTCGACCATCGGGTCGCCGATGAGAGCGCGCCGGACATCGACGCGCCGCGACGGCGATGGGCTATGGGCTGTCGGTTCTTGGTTCTTGGTTCTTGTCTCTTGGTTCTTCCATGGGAATGTCCCCTGGTATTGGGGGGTTCACAAAGCGCGGTCCCTGTGACATAGTTGGGACCAGTGGGTTTCCGTGCAACGCACGGGCCGTTCGCCACACACGCGACGAGTGCTGGCGATCGCGTCCGCCCGATTTCTCTTGGAGAGGACGATATTCATCGATGGCAGTCTCGAAATCCCGACGGGACCGTGACCGGAGCAAGCTGACCGACGAGCGCGGTCGGCTCACGACCGACCTCGTCAGCCAGTACCTCACGGCAATCGGTGAGTACGAGCTGCTCACCGCCGAGCTCGAGGTCGAGTTCGCCCAGAAGATCGAAGCAGGCGAGGAGGCGCAGAAGCGCCTGGAGGCTCGTGACTTCAAGGGCAAGGCCGAGGAGGTCGAGCTCAAGCGGATGGCCCGTCTCGGACGCCAGGCCAAGGATGACTTCCTCACCGCCAACCTGCGGCTGGTGGTGGCCAACGCCCGCCGTTACGCCAATACGTCGGGCATCGATTTCCTCGACCTGATCCAGGAGGGCAACCTCGGTCTGATCCGTGCCGTCGAGAAGTTCGACTGGCGCAAGGGCTTCAAGTTCTCCACCTACGCCACCTGGTGGATCCGGCAGGCGATCACCCGCGCCATCGCCGACAAGTCGCGCACCGTGCGCATCCCGGTGCACCTCCACGACACGCTGGCGGCGGTTCGGGCAGCCCAGGCGAGTCTCAAGGCTGAGCTGGGACGGGATCCCAAGCCGGCCGAGATCGCCGAGGAGGCCGGGGTCACCGTCGACAAGGTCGAGCTGGCGCTCGGTGTCGCCGACACCGTTTCGCTGGAGCAGCCGGTCGGTGAGGATGGTGCCCAGCTCGGCGACTTCATCGAGGATGAAGACGCCGTCGATCCGGTCAAGGTGACCGAGGAGGGCGACATCGCCGACAGCCTGCGGCGTTCGATCTCCCGTCTCCCCGATCGGGAGGGTCGCATCCTGGCGCTGCGCTACGGCTTCCTCGACGGTGTACCCCGCACGCTCGAAGAGATCGGCGATGAGTTCAACCTGACCCGCGAGCGCATCCGTCAGCTGGAGAAGCTGGCGCTGTGCCGTCTCCGCCATCCGTCGTTCGGCATTCGCGAGCAGGACCTGGTGTAGTCGGGCCTGGCGGCCCTTCGAGTAGCGAGTAGCGAGTCGGGCCTGGCGGCCCTTCGAGTAGCGAGGATCGGTGGACGGACGCGGTCGCCGGTGAGCCCCGGTACTCTCGCCTCGCTACTCGCTACTCGCTACTCGCTACTCTCGCCTCGCTACTCGTTACTCCGGAGGCCACCTTGAAGCTCGGATCGCTCGTCGGTGGATCTGCGGCCGTGATCGGGCCGGAGGCCACCCTCGCCGACGCCGCCGAAGTGCTGGTCGACGGCGGGTTGGGCAGCCTCGGCGTGGTGTCGGATCGAAACCTGGTCGGCATCATCACCGAACGCGACCTGGTCCGAGCTATCGCCGATGGCGCCGACCCTGAAGACGAGGTCGTGTCGAAGTGGATGGCGGACGCTCCGGACACCTTCTCGCCGGATGTCGAGGTCGAGGAGGCGGCTGCGTGGCTCCTCGAAGTTGGCTACCGGCACATGCCGGTGATGGCCGACGGAGAGCTGCTCGGCATCGTGAGTATCCGCGACATCCTGTGGGCGATCGTCGGGGGACCCGCCGCCGAGTAGCCGCTCAGAGGTGAGGGCTGATCCGCCGGTTGATCGCGTCCATGATGGCCCGCGCCGCCGCCAGGCGCGGATCCCGGTCTCGCTCGAGGAGGCCACCGAGGTAGAGGTTCGGCTTGACCATCCCTATCGTCTCCCTGTGCCCTATCGCACCATCATCGAGCCGTTCAAGATCCACAGCGTTCAGCCGATCGCCTTCCCGAGCCTCGACGAACGCCAGGCCGCGCTGGCTCGGGCCGGGTACAACCTGTTCGGGCTGCGTGCTGACGAGGTGACCATCGATCTGCTCACGGACTCGGGCACCGGGGCCATGTCGGCGGAGCAGTGGGCGGGCATGATGGTCGGCGACGAGGCGTACGCCGGAAGCCGCTCGTATGAGCGCTTCGCGTCGACGGTGACCTCCCTGACCGGTCTCCCCGAGGTGATTCCCGTCCACCAGGGACGCGCCGCCGAGTGGATCCTGTTCTCAGTGATGACCGAGCCCGGCCACATCGTGCCGAGCAACACCCACTTCGACACGACGCGAGCCAACGTCGAGTATCAGGGGGCCGAGGCGCGCGATCTGGTGATCCCCGAGGGCCGCGATCTGCAGAGCGACCATCCGTTCAAGGGCAACCTCGACGTCGACGCGCTCGAGAGCCTGATCGGCGAGGTGGGGGCCGAGCGCATCCCGCTGGTGATGGTGACGGTGACCAACAATTCCGGCGGTGGACAGCCGGTGTCGCTGGAGAACCTACGCGACGCCCGGGCGCTGTGCGACCGTCACGGTCTACCGCTGTTCATGGATGCCGCCCGCTTCGCCGAGAACGCCTGGTTCATCAAGCTACGGGAGCCCGGACATGCCGATCGCACGCCGCGTGATATCGCCACCGAGATGTTCTCGCTGGTCGATGGCGTCACGTTCTCGGCCAAGAAAGACGCCATCGCCAACATCGGCGGGTTCCTGGCGATGCGGGACGCCGGGCTCGCCGCCCAATGTCGCAACCTGCTCATCCTCACCGAGGGATTCCCCACCTACGGAGGCCTGGCGGGTCGCGACCTCGAGGCGATCGCCCAGGGTCTCGACGAGGTGCTCGACGAGCGGTATCTCCAGTATCGGATTCGCAGCACCGAGTACCTGGCTGAGAAGGTTCGCGACGCCGGCATCCCGGTGGTGTGGCCGCCGGGCGGTCACGCGGTTTACCTCGATGCCAGGGCCCTGTTGCCGCACATCCCCCAGACGGAGTACCCGGCGCAGTCGCTCGCCGTCGAGCTCTATCGAGAGGGTGGGGTTCGCGGGGTCGAGATCGGTTCGGTCATGTTCGCCACCCGCCATGCCGACGGCACCGAGACACCGGCGGCCATGGAACTCGTCCGGCTCGCCGTCCCCCGCCGGACCTACACGCAGAGCCATATCGACTACGTGGGGGAAGTGGTCGTCGCCGTGGCGGAACACGCCCCGACGCTGCGCGGATACCGCATCATCGAGCAGGCTCCCTGGCTGCGGCACTTCACGGCCAGGTTCGAGCAGATGGAGTAGCTATTGGCTTT
This genomic window from Acidimicrobiia bacterium contains:
- a CDS encoding thioredoxin domain-containing protein; its protein translation is MANRLADATSPYLLQHRDNPVDWYEWGEDAFAVARERDVPVLLSVGYAACHWCHVMAHESFEDAATAELMNRWFVNVKVDREERPDVDRVYMDVVQMMTGRGGWPMTVFLTPEAEPFYAGTYFPPTDRYGHPSFTRVLEAVHEAWEQRRGEIEGQAERLRTAVAAPALPDRDQPDEATLAAVHDGIAGVFDATFGGFGTAPKFPQASTLEFLLRSAGRPWAPQSADMLAVSLTAMHRGGIHDRVGGGFARYSVDRRWLVPHFEKMLYDNALLARLYARASQVTGSPRFESAARSTLAYMESDLSLPGGGFASSEDADSEGEEGRFYVFDHDEVARAAGDAAPIALRALGVTPEGNFEGRSIVHEPVTAEEMASELDIGVVDVEAAVAATLRALGELRARRQRPGLDDKAVCAWNGLAVRAFAAAGSALADPALVERSRAAAAFILTELRREDGRLVRSTRAGRHSGPGFCDDYAAVAVGLFSLYRATGEGRWFEHAAEITADMVDLFWDADHGGFFTTGSDAERLIARPKNLFDNPTPSDNALAAEALQHMAALTGEDRWHRLLDDVLRMATPTARRHPDAFAHLMSVALVSLAPPTEVAVVGPDRGPLTAIVRGGYRPEVFLAEGDDDDTVVPLLRQRPTIDGRATAYACRGWVCDAPTTDPTALKESLPPPITLG
- a CDS encoding sigma-70 family RNA polymerase sigma factor, coding for MAVSKSRRDRDRSKLTDERGRLTTDLVSQYLTAIGEYELLTAELEVEFAQKIEAGEEAQKRLEARDFKGKAEEVELKRMARLGRQAKDDFLTANLRLVVANARRYANTSGIDFLDLIQEGNLGLIRAVEKFDWRKGFKFSTYATWWIRQAITRAIADKSRTVRIPVHLHDTLAAVRAAQASLKAELGRDPKPAEIAEEAGVTVDKVELALGVADTVSLEQPVGEDGAQLGDFIEDEDAVDPVKVTEEGDIADSLRRSISRLPDREGRILALRYGFLDGVPRTLEEIGDEFNLTRERIRQLEKLALCRLRHPSFGIREQDLV
- a CDS encoding CBS domain-containing protein — its product is MKLGSLVGGSAAVIGPEATLADAAEVLVDGGLGSLGVVSDRNLVGIITERDLVRAIADGADPEDEVVSKWMADAPDTFSPDVEVEEAAAWLLEVGYRHMPVMADGELLGIVSIRDILWAIVGGPAAE
- a CDS encoding tryptophanase, translated to MPYRTIIEPFKIHSVQPIAFPSLDERQAALARAGYNLFGLRADEVTIDLLTDSGTGAMSAEQWAGMMVGDEAYAGSRSYERFASTVTSLTGLPEVIPVHQGRAAEWILFSVMTEPGHIVPSNTHFDTTRANVEYQGAEARDLVIPEGRDLQSDHPFKGNLDVDALESLIGEVGAERIPLVMVTVTNNSGGGQPVSLENLRDARALCDRHGLPLFMDAARFAENAWFIKLREPGHADRTPRDIATEMFSLVDGVTFSAKKDAIANIGGFLAMRDAGLAAQCRNLLILTEGFPTYGGLAGRDLEAIAQGLDEVLDERYLQYRIRSTEYLAEKVRDAGIPVVWPPGGHAVYLDARALLPHIPQTEYPAQSLAVELYREGGVRGVEIGSVMFATRHADGTETPAAMELVRLAVPRRTYTQSHIDYVGEVVVAVAEHAPTLRGYRIIEQAPWLRHFTARFEQME